A single genomic interval of Polaribacter vadi harbors:
- a CDS encoding FKBP-type peptidyl-prolyl cis-trans isomerase gives MKSYVYLFLSVILFTSCLNDDENINLETEANIIKYINDNSLNATKTDSGLYYVINEEGSGNKPTENSAVNIDYKLSFLDGTPIGQSESEILELKQIIPGLREGIQLFKEGGEGVLLIPSELAYGLSGNNTGSIPGGKVLVFDIKLNVADYLVENETAILNYIETNNLVATKTDSGLYYVINNEGTGSSYPTSNSNVTVAYKGYFLDGTVFDESDANGVSFNLNQVIPGWTEGITYFKEGGDGVLLIPYNLGYGVYGNTGVPRVSVLLFDVNLKSIN, from the coding sequence ATGAAATCTTACGTATATCTTTTTTTATCAGTAATTCTTTTTACTTCTTGTTTAAATGATGATGAAAATATTAACCTCGAAACTGAGGCAAACATTATTAAATATATTAATGATAATAGTCTAAATGCTACAAAAACGGATTCTGGCTTGTATTATGTAATTAACGAGGAAGGTTCAGGAAATAAACCAACAGAAAATTCTGCAGTAAATATTGACTATAAATTATCTTTTTTAGATGGTACACCTATTGGTCAAAGTGAATCAGAAATATTAGAATTGAAACAAATAATTCCAGGTTTACGTGAAGGAATCCAGCTTTTTAAAGAAGGTGGAGAAGGGGTTTTATTAATCCCTTCTGAACTAGCTTATGGTTTGTCTGGTAATAATACAGGTTCCATACCTGGTGGAAAAGTTTTAGTGTTTGATATAAAATTAAATGTTGCAGATTATCTTGTAGAAAATGAAACTGCTATTTTAAATTATATTGAAACTAACAATTTGGTTGCCACAAAAACTGATTCTGGCTTATATTACGTTATAAATAATGAGGGAACAGGATCATCTTATCCAACAAGTAATTCTAATGTAACAGTTGCTTACAAAGGATACTTTTTAGATGGAACTGTTTTTGATGAAAGTGATGCTAATGGCGTTTCTTTTAATTTAAACCAAGTCATTCCAGGTTGGACAGAAGGAATTACCTATTTTAAAGAAGGTGGAGATGGTGTTTTATTAATTCCATACAATTTAGGATATGGAGTTTATGGCAATACAGGTGTTCCAAGAGTCTCTGTTCTGCTTTTTGATGTAAACTTAAAAAGTATAAATTGA
- the trpA gene encoding tryptophan synthase subunit alpha — protein MNSIQQLFQQKDKNLLSIYFTCGYPKLEDTTKVIAALEQNNVDFIEVGLPYSDPLADGPTIQDSSQKALENGINLDIVFEQLMTIKSSNKTPLVLMGYLNQMLKFGEDKFCKKVVECGIDTLIIPDLPMVEFENHYQELFHKYGLTNVFLITPHTSEERIKKIDSYTKAFIYVVASSSITGAKGEISKQQIAYFERIKAMNLQSKLIIGFGISDKDTFNTACTYANGAIIGSAFIRDLGDNGVDNINNFIKPILA, from the coding sequence ATGAATTCAATTCAACAATTATTTCAGCAAAAAGATAAAAACCTTTTATCAATATATTTTACTTGTGGATATCCAAAGTTAGAGGATACTACAAAAGTGATAGCAGCATTAGAGCAAAACAATGTAGATTTTATTGAAGTTGGTTTGCCATATTCAGATCCTTTAGCAGATGGCCCAACAATTCAGGATAGTAGCCAAAAAGCATTAGAAAATGGAATTAATTTGGACATTGTTTTTGAACAGTTGATGACTATTAAATCATCAAACAAAACACCTTTAGTTTTAATGGGATATTTGAATCAGATGTTAAAATTTGGTGAAGATAAATTTTGTAAAAAAGTAGTTGAGTGTGGAATTGATACCTTAATTATTCCTGATTTACCCATGGTTGAATTTGAAAATCATTATCAAGAATTATTTCACAAATATGGATTAACGAATGTCTTTTTAATTACACCTCATACATCAGAAGAAAGAATTAAAAAGATTGATTCTTATACAAAAGCATTTATTTATGTAGTTGCGTCTTCGTCAATTACTGGTGCAAAAGGAGAGATTTCTAAACAGCAAATTGCCTATTTTGAAAGAATTAAAGCTATGAATTTACAAAGCAAATTAATTATAGGTTTTGGAATTTCTGATAAGGACACTTTTAATACAGCTTGTACGTATGCAAATGGTGCAATTATAGGTTCTGCTTTTATAAGAGATTTAGGAGATAATGGCGTTGATAATATTAATAATTTTATAAAACCAATTTTAGCATAA
- the trpB gene encoding tryptophan synthase subunit beta, whose translation MKSKFHPDKNGYFGQFGGAFIPELLYPNVKELEDNYIQIIESEEFQTEYKALLKDFVGRPTPLYLAKSLSEKYGAHIYLKREDLCHTGAHKVNNTVGQILIAKKLGKTKIIAETGAGQHGVATATVCALMGLDCTVFMGEKDIVRQAPNVARMKMLGAKVVPAISGSKTLKDATNEAIRYWIQNPETFYLIGSVVGPHPHPDMVARLQAIISEEMKWQLKEKTGKENPDTIIACVGGGSNAAGAFYHYMDDESVELIAVEAAGLGVNSGESAATSQLGEVGIIHGSKTILMQDEYGQIVEPYSISAGLDYPGVGPLHAFLYESKRAKFMNATDQEALDAAYELTKIEGIIPALETAHALAVLSKIEFKKDQVVVINLSGRGDKDLETYIKHLKE comes from the coding sequence ATGAAATCAAAATTTCACCCAGACAAAAACGGATATTTTGGACAATTTGGAGGCGCATTTATTCCAGAATTGTTGTACCCGAATGTAAAAGAACTTGAAGATAATTATATCCAAATTATCGAATCTGAAGAATTTCAAACTGAATATAAAGCATTATTAAAAGATTTTGTTGGTAGACCAACACCTTTATATTTGGCAAAAAGTTTATCAGAAAAATATGGAGCTCATATTTATTTGAAACGAGAAGATCTTTGTCATACAGGAGCTCATAAAGTAAACAACACAGTTGGGCAAATTCTGATTGCTAAAAAACTAGGAAAAACTAAAATTATAGCAGAAACTGGAGCAGGCCAACATGGAGTTGCAACAGCGACTGTTTGTGCTTTAATGGGTTTAGATTGTACTGTTTTTATGGGCGAAAAAGATATTGTTCGTCAAGCACCAAATGTTGCTAGAATGAAAATGCTAGGTGCAAAAGTAGTACCTGCAATTTCTGGTTCTAAAACATTAAAAGATGCAACAAATGAAGCTATCAGATATTGGATTCAGAATCCAGAAACGTTTTATTTAATTGGTTCTGTAGTTGGCCCACATCCACATCCAGATATGGTTGCAAGGTTGCAAGCTATAATTTCTGAGGAAATGAAATGGCAATTAAAAGAGAAAACAGGAAAAGAAAATCCAGATACAATTATTGCTTGTGTTGGTGGAGGAAGTAATGCTGCTGGTGCTTTTTATCATTATATGGATGATGAAAGTGTGGAATTAATTGCGGTTGAAGCTGCTGGTTTAGGTGTAAATTCTGGTGAAAGTGCTGCAACTTCTCAATTAGGTGAAGTTGGAATTATTCATGGTTCTAAAACCATCTTAATGCAAGATGAATATGGCCAAATTGTGGAGCCTTACTCTATTTCTGCTGGTTTAGATTATCCTGGAGTTGGTCCTTTACATGCGTTTTTATATGAAAGTAAAAGAGCAAAATTCATGAATGCTACAGATCAAGAAGCGTTAGATGCAGCTTATGAATTAACGAAAATTGAAGGAATTATTCCTGCTTTAGAAACTGCTCATGCTTTAGCTGTTTTATCAAAAATTGAGTTTAAAAAAGATCAGGTTGTGGTTATAAATTTATCTGGAAGAGGAGATAAAGATTTGGAAACTTATATTAAGCATTTAAAAGAGTAA
- a CDS encoding phosphoribosylanthranilate isomerase gives MKLKVCGMKYVENIQDVAALKPDYLGFIFYEKSKRNFEGIIPDLPASIKKTGVFVNEHIEIVISLIEEYRLDAIQLHGDESEKYVSDLKNHLAERRALFIEENKEIKKKKNQHYISKSAIEIIKVFGIKGEFNFDILKPYVNIVDYFLFDTKGKERGGNGTKFDWSVLEKYPFEKPFFLSGGISLDDLEQVKIMAKSNLPIYALDVNSKFESEPGRKKIKDLEKLKQSLTI, from the coding sequence ATGAAGTTGAAAGTTTGTGGAATGAAATATGTAGAAAACATCCAAGATGTTGCTGCATTAAAACCTGATTATTTAGGGTTTATTTTTTATGAAAAATCGAAAAGAAATTTTGAAGGGATTATACCTGATTTGCCAGCATCAATTAAAAAAACAGGAGTTTTTGTAAATGAGCATATCGAAATTGTAATTTCTTTAATTGAAGAATACAGATTAGATGCCATTCAATTACATGGAGATGAATCAGAAAAATATGTAAGTGATTTAAAAAATCACTTGGCAGAAAGAAGAGCGTTATTTATTGAAGAAAATAAAGAGATCAAAAAGAAAAAAAATCAACATTATATTTCTAAATCAGCAATAGAAATTATTAAAGTTTTTGGAATTAAAGGTGAATTTAATTTTGATATTTTAAAACCTTATGTAAACATTGTTGATTATTTTTTATTCGACACCAAAGGAAAAGAAAGAGGAGGAAATGGAACTAAATTCGATTGGTCTGTTTTAGAAAAATACCCTTTTGAAAAACCTTTCTTTTTAAGTGGAGGAATAAGTTTGGATGATTTAGAACAAGTAAAAATAATGGCAAAATCTAATTTACCAATTTATGCTTTAGATGTAAATAGTAAATTTGAAAGTGAGCCAGGAAGAAAAAAAATAAAAGATTTAGAAAAATTAAAACAAAGTTTAACTATTTAA
- a CDS encoding DNA-deoxyinosine glycosylase: MIHKSKNTENDSNLIFLGETGALSFDPILPQNPTIFILGTMPGKQSLKQQQYYANKRNSFWKIIFELTDEIYSENYAERIDVLIRNHIAIWDICQFANRKTSLDSDIKNEVPNPINEIIEMYPSVKQVIFNGQKAEKLYYKYFSEIEDITYNLVLSTSPANARFSFREKLNNWKTIIL; encoded by the coding sequence TTGATTCACAAAAGTAAAAATACAGAAAACGATTCTAACTTGATTTTCTTAGGAGAAACAGGGGCTTTATCTTTTGATCCTATTTTACCACAAAATCCTACAATATTTATATTAGGAACAATGCCAGGAAAACAATCTTTGAAACAACAACAATATTACGCGAATAAAAGAAATTCGTTTTGGAAAATAATTTTTGAATTAACTGATGAAATTTACAGCGAAAATTATGCTGAAAGAATTGATGTTTTGATAAGAAATCATATTGCAATTTGGGATATCTGTCAATTTGCAAACAGAAAAACAAGTTTGGATTCTGATATTAAAAATGAAGTTCCAAATCCTATTAATGAAATTATTGAAATGTATCCGTCAGTAAAACAAGTAATTTTTAATGGTCAAAAAGCGGAAAAATTATATTATAAGTATTTTAGTGAAATAGAAGATATTACTTACAATCTTGTTTTATCAACAAGCCCAGCAAATGCTAGATTTTCATTTAGAGAAAAGTTAAATAATTGGAAAACAATAATACTATGA
- the trpC gene encoding indole-3-glycerol phosphate synthase TrpC has product MTILDKIIAFKKKEIAKIKAEVPVQKLVQSPKFKRSTISLKKSLLEVGSTGIIAEFKRQSPSKGIINDKATIADVTNGYLDANVAAQSILTDTSFFGGTMADLMEARVINQIKPILRKDFVVDGFQIVEAKAIGADVILLIASCLTATELKNYGNLATDLGLEVLYEVHTQEDLDKINDLDNKIIGINNRNLKTFEVDLEHSIKLASQIPDTCVKVSESGISDPRIITGLKEYGFQGFLIGENFMKQENPGEACQEFISQLRS; this is encoded by the coding sequence ATGACTATACTAGATAAAATTATCGCATTTAAAAAGAAGGAAATCGCTAAGATAAAAGCAGAAGTTCCTGTTCAAAAATTAGTACAAAGTCCGAAGTTTAAAAGATCTACAATTTCTTTGAAAAAATCTTTGTTGGAAGTCGGTTCAACAGGAATTATTGCTGAGTTTAAACGTCAATCTCCATCAAAAGGAATTATAAACGACAAAGCTACAATTGCTGATGTTACTAATGGATATTTGGATGCAAACGTAGCTGCACAATCTATTTTAACAGACACTTCTTTTTTTGGAGGAACTATGGCAGATTTGATGGAAGCTAGAGTTATCAACCAAATAAAACCAATTTTAAGAAAAGATTTTGTGGTTGATGGATTCCAAATTGTGGAAGCAAAAGCCATTGGTGCAGATGTAATTTTACTGATTGCTTCGTGTTTAACAGCAACAGAATTAAAAAACTACGGAAATCTTGCTACAGATTTAGGGTTAGAGGTTTTGTATGAAGTGCATACACAAGAAGATTTAGATAAAATTAATGATTTGGATAACAAAATAATCGGAATCAATAATAGAAATTTAAAGACTTTTGAGGTAGATTTAGAGCATTCCATTAAATTGGCAAGTCAAATTCCAGATACGTGTGTTAAGGTTTCAGAAAGTGGAATTTCTGACCCAAGAATTATTACAGGATTGAAAGAATATGGTTTTCAAGGTTTTTTAATAGGAGAAAACTTTATGAAACAAGAGAATCCTGGAGAAGCATGTCAGGAATTTATAAGCCAATTGAGATCATAA
- the trpD gene encoding anthranilate phosphoribosyltransferase → MKDILNKLYNHERLSKSEATQILKDIAAEKYNDAHLASFMTVFMMRPITADELSGFRNALNELAIKVDLSAYNTIDIVGTGGDGKDTFNISTLTSFIVAGTGQKVAKHGNYSVSSQSGSSDMLESFGYNFTNDESILREHLEKANICFLHAPKFHPAMKAVSGTRKALALKTFFNMLGPLVNPSSPKNHMLGTFNLEVARLYNYILQEEDINYGIIHALDGYDEISLTSGFKFFTKNGEQIINPEDLGQKRIQQSEIFGGNSVADAAKIFKSILEGSGTEAQNNVVLTNAAFALTIVDDKKSFEAAFEEAKDSLFGLKAKQTLDKLVNL, encoded by the coding sequence ATGAAGGATATTTTAAATAAATTATATAATCACGAAAGATTGTCTAAATCTGAAGCAACACAAATCTTAAAAGATATTGCTGCAGAGAAATATAATGATGCACATTTAGCATCTTTTATGACCGTTTTTATGATGCGACCTATTACAGCAGATGAACTTTCTGGTTTTAGAAATGCATTAAATGAATTGGCTATAAAAGTAGATTTATCAGCTTATAATACAATTGATATTGTTGGAACTGGTGGAGATGGAAAAGATACGTTTAATATATCAACTTTAACTTCTTTTATTGTTGCAGGAACAGGACAAAAAGTAGCAAAACATGGTAATTATTCTGTGTCTTCGCAATCTGGTTCTTCAGATATGTTAGAGAGTTTTGGGTATAATTTCACCAATGATGAAAGTATTTTGAGAGAACATTTAGAGAAAGCAAATATTTGTTTTTTACATGCTCCAAAATTCCATCCAGCAATGAAAGCTGTAAGTGGAACCAGAAAAGCGTTGGCATTAAAAACGTTCTTTAATATGTTAGGCCCTTTGGTAAACCCAAGTTCACCAAAAAACCATATGTTAGGAACTTTTAATTTAGAAGTTGCACGTTTGTATAATTACATTCTGCAAGAAGAAGACATCAATTATGGGATTATTCATGCATTAGATGGTTATGATGAAATCTCTTTAACAAGCGGATTTAAATTCTTTACTAAAAACGGAGAACAAATAATAAATCCAGAAGATTTAGGACAAAAAAGAATTCAACAATCAGAAATCTTTGGAGGAAATTCGGTTGCAGATGCAGCAAAAATTTTTAAATCTATTTTAGAGGGTAGTGGAACAGAAGCACAAAATAATGTGGTATTAACAAATGCTGCTTTTGCCTTAACAATTGTTGATGATAAAAAGTCTTTTGAAGCTGCTTTTGAGGAAGCAAAAGATTCACTTTTTGGATTGAAAGCAAAACAAACATTAGATAAATTAGTAAATTTATAA
- a CDS encoding anthranilate synthase component II, producing MKILILDNYDSFTYNLVHMVEKITGNFPAVFRNDEISLEDVNNYDMIMLSPGPGIPDEAGILKDVIKKYAGIKPIFGVCLGLQAITEVFGGKIINLEDVFHGVATEMEVTLKEAIIFKDVPEKFLAARYHSWAATDEGFPEDLQVTARDEDGLIQAIEHKLYPISAVQFHPESILTDVGEQLVTNFIEKYKSPS from the coding sequence ATGAAAATATTAATTTTAGATAATTACGATTCGTTTACCTACAATTTGGTTCACATGGTTGAAAAAATCACAGGAAATTTTCCTGCAGTTTTTAGAAACGATGAAATCAGTTTGGAAGATGTAAATAATTACGATATGATTATGCTATCTCCAGGACCTGGAATTCCTGATGAAGCAGGAATTTTAAAAGACGTAATTAAAAAATATGCAGGGATCAAACCCATATTTGGAGTTTGTTTAGGTTTGCAAGCAATTACAGAAGTTTTTGGAGGAAAAATCATCAATTTAGAAGATGTTTTTCATGGAGTTGCTACAGAAATGGAAGTAACTTTAAAAGAAGCAATTATTTTTAAAGATGTTCCTGAAAAATTTTTAGCAGCAAGATATCATTCTTGGGCAGCAACAGATGAAGGTTTTCCAGAAGATTTGCAAGTTACTGCAAGAGATGAAGATGGTTTAATTCAAGCAATTGAGCATAAATTATATCCAATTTCTGCAGTTCAGTTTCATCCAGAATCTATTTTGACTGATGTTGGAGAACAATTGGTTACGAATTTTATAGAAAAATACAAAAGCCCATCCTAA
- a CDS encoding anthranilate synthase component I family protein produces MKKTHFKSIHKQKISDTVTPVGLYLRFRDKFANTLLLESSDYHSKEESFSFIAIEPILTMKVDDYQFSISHKGTEIESKPIDKNFYELFDKFTNSIDLDCPAELKSFNGLYGYTTFDSVQYFENIKFTNKKAPSAIPEMQYSFYRFIIAINHFNDEMTLIENIEEGTESRIHEINTIIDAQAFNTQKFEIVGEETSNVTGEEFIEYVKKAKSHCKRGDVFQLVLSRQFQQKFKGDEFNVYRALRSINPSPYLFYFDYGSFKLMGSSPEAQIKISEGKATINPIAGTFRRTGDIAEDRKLGKKLSEDKKETAEHVMLVDLARNDLSKHADNVTVEIFKEVQYFSHVIHLVSTVRGKIKGNPIEIVGDTFPAGTLSGAPKYKAMELINKYENQTRGFYGGAVGIIGLDGSVNLAIAIRSFVSKNNVLYSQAGAGIVIHSDEKKELQEVNNKLAALKKALILAENI; encoded by the coding sequence ATGAAAAAAACACATTTTAAATCGATTCACAAACAAAAAATATCAGACACAGTAACACCTGTAGGCTTGTATTTACGTTTTAGAGATAAATTTGCAAACACGCTTTTGTTAGAAAGTTCAGACTATCATAGTAAAGAAGAAAGTTTCTCTTTTATTGCAATTGAGCCTATCTTAACAATGAAAGTGGATGATTACCAATTTTCAATTTCACATAAAGGGACAGAAATAGAAAGCAAACCAATTGATAAAAATTTCTATGAATTGTTCGATAAATTCACGAATTCAATTGATTTGGATTGTCCTGCTGAATTAAAATCATTTAATGGTTTATATGGTTATACAACTTTTGATTCTGTTCAATATTTCGAAAACATAAAGTTCACGAACAAAAAAGCACCTTCTGCAATTCCAGAAATGCAATACAGTTTTTACAGATTTATTATTGCCATTAATCATTTTAATGATGAAATGACCTTAATAGAAAATATTGAAGAAGGAACTGAATCGAGAATTCATGAAATAAACACCATTATTGATGCGCAAGCATTTAATACACAAAAATTCGAAATTGTTGGTGAAGAAACTTCTAATGTTACAGGCGAAGAATTTATCGAATATGTAAAAAAAGCAAAATCGCATTGTAAAAGAGGTGATGTTTTTCAATTGGTTTTATCTCGCCAATTTCAGCAAAAATTTAAAGGCGATGAGTTTAATGTGTATAGAGCTTTGCGTTCTATAAATCCTTCTCCATATTTGTTTTATTTCGATTATGGAAGTTTCAAATTAATGGGTTCTTCACCAGAAGCGCAAATTAAAATATCCGAAGGAAAAGCAACCATAAATCCAATTGCAGGAACGTTTAGAAGAACTGGCGATATTGCAGAAGACAGGAAATTAGGTAAAAAATTATCCGAAGATAAAAAGGAAACTGCAGAACATGTAATGTTAGTAGATTTGGCTAGAAACGATTTAAGCAAACATGCTGATAATGTAACTGTTGAGATTTTCAAGGAAGTACAATATTTTAGTCACGTAATTCATTTGGTTTCTACAGTTCGTGGAAAAATCAAAGGAAATCCCATAGAAATTGTGGGCGATACTTTCCCTGCAGGAACATTAAGTGGCGCTCCAAAATACAAAGCGATGGAATTAATTAACAAATATGAAAACCAAACTCGTGGATTTTATGGTGGTGCAGTTGGTATTATTGGTTTGGATGGTTCCGTGAATTTGGCGATTGCAATCCGTTCTTTTGTGAGTAAAAACAACGTTTTGTACTCGCAAGCAGGAGCAGGAATCGTAATTCATTCTGATGAAAAAAAGGAATTACAAGAAGTAAATAATAAATTAGCAGCCTTAAAAAAAGCGTTAATTTTGGCAGAGAATATTTAG
- a CDS encoding amidase family protein, whose translation MSEIHKIHQQLMNKEITCTKLVQDRLGLLKQNTHNTVNSLLDETALALAKKVDAKIESGEEIGLLEGIPFGIKDVYMVQGTYTTASSDLLKKYKSAYTATAIQKLLDAGAIPLVKENCDSFGHGSSSENTIFGAVKNAVNPSLVGGGSSGGSAVNVAKGFTVFSIGGDTGGSIRQPAGYNNVFGFKPTYGRISRFGLMAYASSTDCVGPIAKSTEDIRIVLNAMSGKDVKDQTTYQSSSISKESVLNTDAIKTVGYFKNFINNDAISAEIKADFLASIEKIKAKGIEVKELDFFESDTLVSTYYTLAMAETASNLSRLDGTNYGNRIEGDNLKDTYSITRSENFSEESKRRIVGGNQVLSQGFSDEIYLKGLNLRDQIAANFEKDFKEVDIILSPVTPNLPPKIGDSLKDPLAMYLSDAYTVGFSLGQLPTLTIPKGTATGLQISAAKNNDELVLQFANFLNDLI comes from the coding sequence ATGAGCGAAATACATAAAATTCATCAGCAATTGATGAATAAAGAAATTACCTGTACAAAATTAGTGCAAGACAGATTGGGTTTATTGAAACAAAATACTCACAATACTGTTAATTCTTTATTAGATGAAACTGCTTTAGCATTGGCTAAAAAAGTGGATGCTAAAATTGAAAGTGGAGAAGAAATTGGTTTGTTAGAGGGAATTCCTTTTGGAATAAAAGATGTGTATATGGTTCAAGGAACGTATACAACTGCAAGTTCTGATTTACTGAAAAAGTACAAATCTGCGTACACAGCAACTGCAATTCAGAAATTATTAGATGCTGGTGCAATTCCCTTAGTAAAAGAAAATTGCGATAGTTTTGGACATGGTTCATCTTCTGAAAACACGATTTTTGGCGCAGTTAAAAATGCCGTAAATCCAAGTTTAGTTGGTGGAGGTTCAAGTGGAGGATCTGCAGTAAATGTTGCAAAAGGCTTTACTGTTTTTTCAATTGGTGGAGATACAGGAGGTTCCATTCGTCAACCTGCAGGTTATAATAATGTCTTTGGATTTAAACCTACTTATGGTAGGATTTCTCGTTTTGGTTTGATGGCTTATGCATCTTCTACAGATTGTGTTGGCCCAATTGCAAAATCTACAGAAGATATTAGAATTGTTTTAAATGCGATGAGTGGTAAAGACGTAAAAGATCAAACTACGTATCAATCTTCATCAATATCAAAAGAAAGTGTTTTAAATACTGATGCCATAAAAACGGTTGGTTATTTTAAGAATTTTATCAATAATGATGCAATTAGTGCCGAAATTAAAGCGGATTTTTTAGCGTCCATAGAAAAAATAAAAGCCAAAGGAATTGAAGTTAAAGAATTAGATTTCTTTGAGTCAGATACGTTGGTTTCTACGTATTACACATTAGCAATGGCAGAAACTGCTTCTAATTTATCAAGATTAGATGGCACAAATTATGGCAACAGAATTGAAGGAGACAATTTAAAAGATACCTATTCAATAACTCGTTCAGAAAATTTTTCAGAAGAATCTAAAAGAAGAATTGTTGGTGGAAATCAAGTTTTATCACAAGGTTTTTCTGATGAAATTTATTTAAAAGGATTGAATTTGAGAGATCAAATTGCTGCTAATTTCGAAAAAGATTTTAAGGAAGTTGATATTATTTTATCACCTGTAACACCAAACTTACCTCCAAAAATTGGCGATAGTTTAAAAGATCCTTTAGCCATGTATTTATCTGATGCATATACAGTTGGTTTTAGTTTAGGGCAATTACCAACGTTAACAATTCCAAAAGGAACAGCAACTGGATTGCAAATTTCGGCCGCAAAAAATAATGATGAATTGGTTTTACAATTCGCTAATTTCTTAAATGATTTGATATAA